The stretch of DNA CACCCGGGGGAGGTCGCTCCGGGCCATGGTCCCGGTCTCGGTCCGGAGCGAGGCCGAGAAGATGGCCCTCGGGAACCGGGTCAGCATGATCTTCGCCGACCTGCCGGTCGGACCCATCGACCCCGTCCGGCGCCTCCACCGGATCAGCGAGGCCACCCGCGACCTCAAGGAGTCGATGATGGCGGTGGGCGCCGACTCCATCATGAACCTGGGGACGTGGGCCCCTCCCACCCTGCACGCGCTGGCCGCCCGCCTGGTGTCGCGGGGCCGGTGGTTCAACCTGGTGATCTCGAACGTGCCCGGCCCGCAGGTCCCCATGTACATCGCCGGAGCTCGCCTGCTGGTGAACTACCCGGTCATGCCGCTGGCCGAGAACGTCGGCCTCTCCATCGCCGTCACCAGCCTGGCCGGTGCCATGGGGTTCGGGTTCACCGGGGACTGGGACGGGATGCCCGACATCGAGTTCCTGGCTTCCTCGGTGGAGGAGTCCCTCGACGAGCTGGCCAAGGCCGCCGGGGTCTGAGGCTAGCTCGAGCCAACATCCGGTTCGGACCGGGGATCGTGAAACGACCTTCCCTGTGCTGAACATGTGGTGAGGGAGCATGGAGGGCACAAGGGGATCACCGAGCCGCCTGGAGCGGTTTCGCGCCATCTACGAGGCGAACTACGGTCCACTCCTCGCGTACGTCCTTCGCCGCACCCGATCGGCCGAGGATGGAGCCGATGCCCTGGCCGAGACCTTCCTCGTTGCGTGGCGGCGCCTCGATCAGGTGCCCGATGGCTCGGAGACCCGGCTGTGGCTCTTCGGTGTGGCCCGTCGTGTCCTGGCGAACTCCCGCCGGGCTGGCACCCGCCGCGACCGCCTCCACGCGAGCCTCCTGATCGAGGCGGAGATCCTCTCCGTGGTCCGTCCCACGACCGACGCCGATCTCTCCGTGGACGTCGTCTCCGAGGCGCTCGGCCAGCTTCACGAGCGGGATCGGGAGCTCCTGAGGCTGGTCGCCTGGGAGGGCCTCTCATACGACGAGCTCGCGGTGGTCCTCGGATGCACGAGGGGCGCCGCCAGGATCCGGGTCCACCGCGCTCGCCGGCGACTGGCTGCCCATCTGGTTCGACTGGGGATCGACGTGCAACGGCGGCCGGGTCCGGGACACGGACGAGCCGACGGGCCGCGGCCCGTCGCCACGGCGAAGGAGGGACGATGACCACGACCGAAGGCGGATGGCTCGACGAGCTGGTTGGCGTGCTCGATCCGGTGCGCGGGGTCGCTCCGGCCTCCGGGTCGGAATCGAAGGCCGCCAGGGCCCTGTTCGAGGAGGTCGTGTCCATGTCCCCCGCGAGGGCCGAGGTACTGACCTCGCCATTCGACCTGCCCATTCGAGGACGCCGCCGGGCGCGCATCGTGGCCCTCCTGGCTGCCGCTCTGGTGGTGCTGGGCGCGGCCGGCGGCTACGCGGCGTCGGCATGGCTCAGCCCGGCGCAGCAGCTCTCCGCCATCGACCGCCTGGCCCAGGACATTCCGCTTCCTCCCGACGGGAACTTCGACGCAGTGCGCGGGAACATCGCCCAGCAGGGAGCGCAGCAGATCGAGGAGGCTGGCTTGAGCGGGGTTCTGGCGTTCGCCGCGACGTGCCAGTGGTACGGCTACTGGCTGGACGGCTTCAACCGCGGCGACCCGGTTCAGATGTCCACAGCCCAGAGAACGATCGATGCGATCCCCTCGTGGCCCCAGCTCGCGGCGGTGGGCTCCGGGTCCGGTGGCACGGTCGAGTACCTGAAGCAACTGGCCGGCTCCGCGGATTCGGGGAACGCGGAGCCCGTCCGCCAGTTCCTCACGGCGAACTGCGGCGCCGAGCCTTGGGGCAACTCCGCGAACGGCTGACCGTGACCCCCGACCCTCGAGGGACGTGGGCGCAGCGAACGTGGGACCGCCATTCGGGCCCTGGCTACTCCCGGTCGCGAACCAGGCCGTCGATTGTCGACAACCTGCGTCCGGTCGAGGTCGAGCAGTTCGGACACGGCGAAAACAGGCGTACGTGCGGTTCGCGATAATCAGGACCTACCGAATCCCATGGGAGGAGTCGTGGCCGTGGTGAACCTTCGCTCGCCGCTTCGTGACCTGGCAGGTGGCACCGGCACGCTCGAGGTGGAGGGATCCACCATCTCGGAGATCCTGGACCGGCTGGAGGGGGACTACCCGCGCCTGGCCGGGTGGGTCCGCGACGAGGGCGGCTCGCTCCGCGAGCATGTCACCGTGTTCGTGAACGGCGAACGGGCGCCACTGGACCAGGCGGTGTCCTCGCAGGACCGGGTCCACATCCTGCCGGCGATCTCGGGCGGCTCCGGAGACGGGAGTGGCCCGGCCGAGCTGCTGGTCGGGACGCACAAGGGCCTGTTCGTGCTGCGCGGCCCCCGGGGCGGAGCCATGGACATCGCGGCCCGTCAGTTCGAGGGCGTGACGGCCGAGTTCGCCATGCGAGACTCGCGGACGGGCACGTACCACGCGTCGGTCACCGACGGCCAGTACGGGCCGAAGCTGTATGTCAGCGACGACCCGACCGGGGAGTGGGAGCAGGCCCAGGGACCCGCCTTTCCCTCCGACACGGATGCCGCCGTGACGCGCATCTGGGTGATCCATCCTGGGGAGGAGGACGGCGTGGTGTGGGCCGGGGTGGCACCCGCTGCCCTGTTCAAAAGCGAGGACGGCGGGCGGACCTGGTCGCTGAACCGGGGCCTGTGGGACGTGCCGAGCCGTCCCGACTGGCAGCCCGGGGCGGGTGGGCTGTGCCTGCACTCCATCTGCCCGTGGCCGGGCGATCCGGGTCGGATGGCCATCGGCATCTCGGCGGCGGGCGTCTGGCTGACCGACGACGGCGGCGAGACCTGGCGGCGGGGCGTGAAGGGGATCGCGGCGCGCTATCTGCCGCCGGAGTCCCGCGAGGCAGCCGTGGACCTCTGCGTGCACAACATGCACCGCGCCCCGCTCCAGCCCGAGACCATCTACATGCAGTTCCACGGCGGGGTGTACCGGTCGGACGACGCCGGCGAGACGTGGCAGGACATCGGCTCCGAGGGCGGCCTCCCCGCGGACTTCGGGTTCCCGCTGGCGATCGACCCGGCGAATCCCGACCGGGCGTTCGTCATCCCGCTGGTGGCGGACCGTGACCGCGTGACACCGGAGGGCAAGGTCCGCGTGTACGAGACCTCGGACCGCGGCGAGACCTGGCGAGCCCTATCGAACGGTCTTCCCGACGGCTACCTCACCATCCTGCGGCAGGCCTTCGGTCAGGACGGCCGGGACCCGCTGGGGCTGTACTTCGGTGCGGAGTCCGGGGAGGTCTTCGGGTCCGCGGATGGGGGAGCGTCGTGGACGGTGGTGGCGGAGCACCTGCCGCCGGTGACCTCGGTCCGCGTCTCCGCCTGAGGGAAACGTTTCCGACGGCGGACGCGGCCTCACATCACGCCCATGCCCCCCAGGTTCTTCATGAGGTCGCTCATGACGTCGGGGTCGGTGTGGACGTTGACCACCGAGGGCCCGTCGAACTCCGCAGCGCGCTCCAGCGCGGGGCGGAGCTCTTCGGGTGACCTGACGGTCTCGCCGTGGCCGCCCACGGCCTCGGCCAGCAGGTCGTAGCGCATGGTCGACAGGATCGCGCCGACGTCGGCCTCGTGGCCGTAGAAAGCCCGCTGCTCGTGGCGCACGTCGCCCCACCCGCCGTTGTTCACGACCACGCAGATCACCGGCAGGTGGTGGCGGGCCGCGGTGTCCAGCTCCAGGGCCGACAGGCCGAACGCGCCGTCGCCGGTGAACAG from Actinomycetota bacterium encodes:
- a CDS encoding MoaD/ThiS family protein, producing MAVVNLRSPLRDLAGGTGTLEVEGSTISEILDRLEGDYPRLAGWVRDEGGSLREHVTVFVNGERAPLDQAVSSQDRVHILPAISGGSGDGSGPAELLVGTHKGLFVLRGPRGGAMDIAARQFEGVTAEFAMRDSRTGTYHASVTDGQYGPKLYVSDDPTGEWEQAQGPAFPSDTDAAVTRIWVIHPGEEDGVVWAGVAPAALFKSEDGGRTWSLNRGLWDVPSRPDWQPGAGGLCLHSICPWPGDPGRMAIGISAAGVWLTDDGGETWRRGVKGIAARYLPPESREAAVDLCVHNMHRAPLQPETIYMQFHGGVYRSDDAGETWQDIGSEGGLPADFGFPLAIDPANPDRAFVIPLVADRDRVTPEGKVRVYETSDRGETWRALSNGLPDGYLTILRQAFGQDGRDPLGLYFGAESGEVFGSADGGASWTVVAEHLPPVTSVRVSA
- a CDS encoding RNA polymerase sigma factor, with the translated sequence MEGTRGSPSRLERFRAIYEANYGPLLAYVLRRTRSAEDGADALAETFLVAWRRLDQVPDGSETRLWLFGVARRVLANSRRAGTRRDRLHASLLIEAEILSVVRPTTDADLSVDVVSEALGQLHERDRELLRLVAWEGLSYDELAVVLGCTRGAARIRVHRARRRLAAHLVRLGIDVQRRPGPGHGRADGPRPVATAKEGR